The following is a genomic window from Janibacter sp. DB-40.
CTGCGCGGGGGCCACCGGAATGGGCTCGGTCGCGGGGTCGATGCCCAGCTCGCGGCACCGGGCGACGATCGTCGGGAAGCGCCGCTCGAGGAACTCCCCGCCGAGGTGCCGCGCGTCGAGGAGGACGTGGTCGGAGCCGGTCGCTTCCATCCGCTCGAGGATTGCCCGGGCGACGACGTCCCGGGGTGCGAGGTCGGCCAGCGGGTGAATGCCGGCCATGAAGGCCTCGCCGGTCGCGTCGACGAGGACCGCGCCCTCGCCGCGCACCGCCTCGGAGACCAGCGGCTGCTGACCGCTCGCCCCCGGGCCGAGGTGCATGACGGTCGGGTGGAACTGCACGAACTCGAGATCGGCGAGCGCTGCGCCGGCACGCAGGGCGACCGCCATGCCGTCGCCCGTGGCCACGGGAGGGTTGGTCGTCGAGGAGTAGATCTGGCCGAGCCCTCCGGTGGCGAGGACGACGGCCCGGGACCGCGCGGCCCCCACCCCGTCGATCTCCCCCTCGCCGATGACATGGACGGTCGCGCCGCACACGGAACCCTCGGCCGAGGTGAGCAGGTCGACGACGAGGGCGTTCTCGATGACCTCGATCCCGGGGTCGGCGCGCACGGCCTCGAGCTGGGCGATGAGCGCCCGCGAGATCTCCGCTCCGGTGGCGTCACCACCGGCGTGCGCGATCCGGTCGCGGTGGTGGCCACCCTCGCGGGTGAGCGTGATCTCGCCGGCGTCGTCGGTGTCGAACCGCGCGCCGAGCCCGATGAGCTCGCGCACCCGCGCGGGGCCCTCGGTGACGAGCACCTCGACGGCCGACTCGTCGCACAGGCCGACGCCGGCGACGAGGGTGTCGTCGAGGTGCTCGGCCGCGGAGTCCTCTGGTGCGAGGGCAGCGGCGATCCCGCCCTGGGCCCACGTGGTCGACCCGGCGGACAGCTCTGTCTTGGTCACCAGCAGCACCCGGTCGACGTGCTCGCGCAGGCGCAGCGCGCAGGTCAGCCCGGCGATGCCGGACCCGACGACGAGCACGTCCGCATCCGCCGTCCAGCCGGGCGGCGGCGCGGTGAGGAAGCGCGGGAGCGCGACCACCTCGTCCGCGTCAGGCACCGGCGCTTCCGTCACCCGGGTGGTCACGGTGGGTGACCGCCGAGGTGCTCAGCCCGAAGCCCTCCGGCACGTCGCCCACGTCGTGGTACTGGTCGACGAAGGCGTTGTCCCCGTCGACGAAGACGACCTGGGGCTCGTAGGTCCGCGCCTCGTGGTCGTCCATGGAGGCATAGGCGATGATGATGATCGTGTCACCGGGCTGGACGAGGCGGGCGGCGGCGCCGTTGATGCAGATGATCCCGCTGCCGCGCTCCCCCTCGATGGCATAGGTGGTCAGCCGGTTGCCGTTGTCGACGTCGACGATGTCGACCTGCTGCCCGGGGAGCATGTTCGCGGCGTCCATGAGGTCGCGGTCGATCGTCAGCGACCCGACGTAGTGCAGGTCGGCCTGGGTGACCGTGGCCCGGTGGATCTTGCTGTGGAGCATGTAACGCTGCACGACCAGTTGTCCTTCATCTCGGCGATTGACCGTCGTCCAGTCTCGCATCAGCGCGGTACCGCCGTCACGACGTGTGGAGCGAGACCTCCGGCACGCTCAGTCGTGGAGGGCGGCGTGGGGCACGTCGGAGAAGACCTCGAGCGCCCCACCCCCCGGACCGACGAGGACCGGGATGTTGTCGATGAGGCGGGTGGTGCCGACCTTGGCGGCGACGGCCAGCAGTGCCTCGCCGCGGTACCACTCCGGCACCTCGTCCAGGCTCGAGGGGTGGACGAGCACGAGGTAGTCCACCAGCGCGAGCGGCTCGCTGATGAGGACCTCCCGGGCGGCCCGTCGGATCGCCGAGGGCCCCTCCACCGCGCGATCGGCGCCGGCCCGCAGCGCGCGGGAGAGGCTGAGGGCGGTCTCCCGGTCGCTCTCGGACAGGTAGGTGTTGCGGCTGCTCATGGCCAGGCCGTCCTCCTCGCGCACGGTCGGCACGGAGACGACCGTCGCGGGGAAGTCGATGTCGCGCACCATCCGACGGATGAGCAGCAGCTGCTGGGCGTCCTTCTGCCCGTAGTAGAAGAGGTCACCGCGGGTGAGGTGCATCAGCTTGGCGACGACCGTGAGCATCCCGTCGAAGTGACCGGGCCGCGACTGTCCCTCGAGGACGTTGCCCAGCGGCCCGGCGGAGATGCGCACGCCGGGGTCGCCGTCCGGGTAGACCACGTCCGGGGTGGGCGCGAAGACCAGGTCGACCCCTTCACGGGTGCAGATCGTCAGATCGTCGTCGAAGGTCCGCGGATACTTCGACAGGTCCTCGCCCACCCCGAACTGCAGCGGGTTGAGGAAGATCGTCACCAGGACGTACCGGGCCCGCTCGCGGGCGGTGCGGATGAGCCGGGCGTGCCCCTCGTGCAGGGCGCCCATGGTCATCACGACGGCCACGTCGCCGTCGGTGAGCCCGGCGCGGGCGGCAGCGAGCTCGTCCCTGCTGCGGGTGACGAGGGGGGTGGTGGTCATCGGGTCTCCTCGTCGAGGATCGTCAGGATGGTCTCGGCCACGTCCGCGCGCAGCCGACCCGCGCGGGCGGCGCGCAGGGCAGTCGCCCTGGCCTGGGCGCGGTAGGCGGGACGGATGTCCTGCGGGAGGTCCGCCAGCTCGTCCAGGTGCGTGGCCACGGTACCGGCATCACCGCGCGCGACCGGCCCGGTCAGGGCCGCGTCACCGGAGGCCAGGGCGTTGTCCAGGCTCGCCTGGAGCAGTGGCCGCAGCACGCGGTCGGCGGGGTCGATGCCGGCCGTGCGCAGGATCTCCATGGCCTGGGCGACGAGGGTGACCAGGTGGTTGCTGCCGTGCGCCAGCGCCGCGTGGTACCGGCCGCGGGACTCCTCGGGCACCCACACCGGCTCGCCCCCGATCTCCACCACGAGGGTCTCGGCGACCGGTCGCATCTCCTCGGGCGCGGTGATCCCGAAGCAGCACTCGTGCAGCCGCGTGAGGTCGAGGCTGGTCCCGGTGAAGGTCATCGCCGGGTGGATCGCCATCGCCAGCACCTCGTCGGCGACCGGGGCGAAGGGGGCCAGCCCGTGCCGGCCCGAGGTGTGGACGACGAGCTGCCCGGGGCGCCAGGCACCGGTGGCGTGCAGGCCGGCGACGAGGTCGGTCAGGGCGTCGTCGGGCACGGCGAGGACGACGAGCTGCGCGGAGGAGACGACCTCGGGCACGGGCACGACCGGGACGCCGGGCAGGAGCAGCTCGGCGCGGTCCCGGCTGGCCTCGGAGACGGCGGAGACGGCGACGACCTCGTGGCCGGCTCCGCGCAGGGCGGCGCCGAGGACGGCACCGACGCGACCGGATCCGACGACCCCGACGCGCAGGGTGGGCCGCTCGGGCACGGGTGGGATGTTCACCGGCCCGACGGTACCCGGGGGGACTCCCCCTTCGCCCATCTGCCTGCGGGGCGACAATGCGGGGGTGCGGACGTGGCAGCAGGCGTGGGCGGAGGCCCTCTACGGCGAAGGGGGTTCTACCGTCGCGCGGAGGGGCCGGCCGGGCACTTCGCGACCTCGACGCACGGCACGGCCGGTGAGCTCCTCGCGGACGCGCTGCTGCGGCTGGTCGAGAGGGAGGGCCTGCGGCGGGTCGTCGACGTCGGCTGCGGCCGGGGTGAGCTGCTGACCGCCCTCGCAGCCTCGTCCCGCCGCGACGGTGTCCACCTCGACCTCCTGGGTGTCGACGTCGTGGACCGTCCCGCCGGTCTCGACCCGCGCATCGACTGGTTGGTCTCCCCGGCGGCGCCGACCTGCCCGACCTCGGCGCGCCGACCGACGCCCTCGTCCTCGCGCACGAGTGGCTCGACGTCGTGCCGTGCGGCATCGCCCGCGCGGACGAGCAGGGGGCCCTGCGCACGGTGTGCGTCGACGAGGACGGTGTCGAGCGCCTCGGCGGGCCCCTCGACGACGCCTCCGCCGCCTGGGTGACGCGGTGGTGGCCGGGGCCGCACCCGCCGGGTGCCACGGTCGAGGTCGGCCGCCCCCGCGACGAGGCCTTCGACCGACTGGCGGCGCGGACGGGCTCGGGCCTCGTCGTCGCCGTCGACTACGGCCACCGGGCGGGCGCCCGACCGCCCGACGGGACGCTCATGGGGTACCGCGCCGGGACGACCTGCCCCCCGCTGCCGGACGGGTCGTGCGACCTGACCGCGCACGTGGCG
Proteins encoded in this region:
- a CDS encoding L-aspartate oxidase, which codes for MPDADEVVALPRFLTAPPPGWTADADVLVVGSGIAGLTCALRLREHVDRVLLVTKTELSAGSTTWAQGGIAAALAPEDSAAEHLDDTLVAGVGLCDESAVEVLVTEGPARVRELIGLGARFDTDDAGEITLTREGGHHRDRIAHAGGDATGAEISRALIAQLEAVRADPGIEVIENALVVDLLTSAEGSVCGATVHVIGEGEIDGVGAARSRAVVLATGGLGQIYSSTTNPPVATGDGMAVALRAGAALADLEFVQFHPTVMHLGPGASGQQPLVSEAVRGEGAVLVDATGEAFMAGIHPLADLAPRDVVARAILERMEATGSDHVLLDARHLGGEFLERRFPTIVARCRELGIDPATEPIPVAPAQHYASGGVRTDLRGRTSLPGLYACGEVSCTGVHGANRLASNSLLEGLVFAHRIAEDLVERLAAGELPFVDAPGEGTTGLLDAAHRPALQETMTTGVGPLRSGGSTRSALASLQELAAATSDAEPGPRSWETTNLLHLGQALATAAHLREETRGGHVRHDHPVADDAGWSAHLVHVRDPDGELAVIRLDVDLCWPQPREAPETETLEGVQ
- the panD gene encoding aspartate 1-decarboxylase produces the protein MQRYMLHSKIHRATVTQADLHYVGSLTIDRDLMDAANMLPGQQVDIVDVDNGNRLTTYAIEGERGSGIICINGAAARLVQPGDTIIIIAYASMDDHEARTYEPQVVFVDGDNAFVDQYHDVGDVPEGFGLSTSAVTHRDHPGDGSAGA
- the panC gene encoding pantoate--beta-alanine ligase, which encodes MTTTPLVTRSRDELAAARAGLTDGDVAVVMTMGALHEGHARLIRTARERARYVLVTIFLNPLQFGVGEDLSKYPRTFDDDLTICTREGVDLVFAPTPDVVYPDGDPGVRISAGPLGNVLEGQSRPGHFDGMLTVVAKLMHLTRGDLFYYGQKDAQQLLLIRRMVRDIDFPATVVSVPTVREEDGLAMSSRNTYLSESDRETALSLSRALRAGADRAVEGPSAIRRAAREVLISEPLALVDYLVLVHPSSLDEVPEWYRGEALLAVAAKVGTTRLIDNIPVLVGPGGGALEVFSDVPHAALHD
- a CDS encoding DUF2520 domain-containing protein; its protein translation is MNIPPVPERPTLRVGVVGSGRVGAVLGAALRGAGHEVVAVSAVSEASRDRAELLLPGVPVVPVPEVVSSAQLVVLAVPDDALTDLVAGLHATGAWRPGQLVVHTSGRHGLAPFAPVADEVLAMAIHPAMTFTGTSLDLTRLHECCFGITAPEEMRPVAETLVVEIGGEPVWVPEESRGRYHAALAHGSNHLVTLVAQAMEILRTAGIDPADRVLRPLLQASLDNALASGDAALTGPVARGDAGTVATHLDELADLPQDIRPAYRAQARATALRAARAGRLRADVAETILTILDEETR
- a CDS encoding SAM-dependent methyltransferase; the protein is MPCGIARADEQGALRTVCVDEDGVERLGGPLDDASAAWVTRWWPGPHPPGATVEVGRPRDEAFDRLAARTGSGLVVAVDYGHRAGARPPDGTLMGYRAGTTCPPLPDGSCDLTAHVAMDSLRADTVRTQREVLQDLGVDGTRPPIERAHTDPAGYLAALSGASHAAALTGPGAGDFLWATRRVP